One window from the genome of Cottoperca gobio chromosome 15, fCotGob3.1, whole genome shotgun sequence encodes:
- the acyp2 gene encoding acylphosphatase-2, translating to MCVQRVVLLCFVLTMSDGGSAGTQLLSVDFEIFGHVQGVCFRMYTQKQGLQLGLVGWVKNTYSGTVVGQLQGPAPLVEDMKLWLSREGSPSSRISRASFSNQRSIDRLELCGFTTRF from the exons ATGTGTGTGCAGAGGGTCGTGCTGCTCTGCTTTGTCCTCACGATGTCTGACGGAGGATCAGCAGGAACTCAACTTCTGTCTGTGGACTTTGAGATCTTCGGTCACGTTCAGG GAGTCTGTTTCAGGATG TACACGCAGAAACAGGGTCTGCAGCTCGGGCTGGTGGGCTGGGTGAAGAACACCTACAGTGGGACGGTGGTGGGACAGCTGCAGGGTCCTGCTCCCCTGGTGGAGGACAT GAAGCTGTGGTTGAGTAGAGAAGGAAGTCCGAGCAGCCGGATCAGCAGAGCCTCCTTCTCCAATCAGAGAAGCATCGACCGGCTGGAGCTGTGCGGCTTCACAACCCGCTTCTGA